A stretch of the Aegilops tauschii subsp. strangulata cultivar AL8/78 chromosome 4, Aet v6.0, whole genome shotgun sequence genome encodes the following:
- the LOC109748831 gene encoding cytochrome P450 711A1, producing the protein MEGAGAALLCSQVGSPLASFPAMLFTVAAMAAGAFAVYFYAPSWRLRRVPGPLAYGLVGHLPLLDKHGSQAFGVLAKKYGPIYRFYMGRQPLVVVADPELCREAGIKKFKSIVDRSVPVTIASSPIHYKSLLFTKGSTWQAMRNVIISIYQPSHLASLIPAIQPYIEQAGNLFCPGEEITFSDISIRLFTDVIGQAAFGVDFGLTKDTDDAEKIIHDAPRDFIQKHLYATTSLKMDLSGSLSMLVGTFLPALQKPLRQLMLRVPGSMDRRMDETNAALSGELDAIVAERTAQADRGQKNFLSVLLNGIDTSDAMRKLFTPDYVSALTYEHLLAGSGTMSFTLSSLVYLVSAHPEVEEKLLQEIDAFGPKDVVPDADDLRTKFPYLEQVLKETMRYFPGSPVVSREATADVEIGGYFLPKGTWVWLATAVLGRDPEQFPEPEAFRPERFDPESEECKRRHPYAYIPFGIGPRACPGQKFAFQQLKLTVIHLYRRYVFRHSARMESPLQLQFSIVTNFKNGVKLQVVQRKN; encoded by the exons ATGGAGGGGGCGGGAGCAGCACTACTGTGCAGCCAGGTGGGCTCGCCGCTGGCGTCGTTCCCGGCGATGCTGTTCACggtggcggccatggcggccggCGCGTTCGCCGTGTACTTCTACGCGCCGTCGTGGCGCCTGCGCAGGGTCCCGGGCCCCCTCGCCTACGGCCTCGTCGGCCACCTGCCGCTGCTGGACAAGCATGGCTCGCAGGCCTTCGGCGTCCTCGCAAAGAAATACGGGCCCATCTACAGGTTTTACATGGGCAGGCAGCCGCTGGTGGTGGTCGCCGACCCGGAGCTGTGCAGGGAGGCCGGCATCAAGAAGTTCAAGAGCATCGTCGACAGGAGCGTGCCGGTCACCATCGCTAGCTCGCCCATCCACTACAAGAGCCTCCTCTTCACCAA GGGCTCGACATGGCAGGCCATGCGGAACGTGATCATCTCCATCTACCAGCCGTCGCACCTGGCGAGCCTCATCCCGGCCATCCAGCCCTACATCGAGCAGGCGGGCAACCTGTTCTGCCCCGGCGAGGAGATCACCTTCTCCGACATCTCCATCAGGCTCTTCACCGACGTCATCGGCCAGGCCGCCTTCGGCGTCGACTTCGGGCTCACCAAGGACACTGACGATGCCGAGAAGATCATCCACGACGCGCCACGCGACTTCATCCAGAAGCACCTGTACGCCACCACGTCCCTCAAGATGGACCTCTCGGGCTCGCTGTCCATGCTCGTCGGCACGTTCCTTCCGGCGCTCCAGAAGCCGCTGCGGCAGCTGATGCTGCGCGTGCCGGGCTCCATGGACCGACGGATGGACGAGACCAACGCGGCGCTCAGCGGGGAGCTCGACGCCATCGTGGCAGAGCGGACGGCGCAGGCCGACAGGGGCCAGAAGAACTTCCTCTCCGTGCTGCTCAACGGCATCGACACCAGCGACGCCATGAGGAAGCTCTTCACGCCGGACTACGTCAGCGCGCTCACGTACGAGCACCTACTCGCGGGCTCCGGCACCATGTCCTTCACGCTGTCGAGCCTGGTATACCTCGTGTCGGCGCACCCGGAGGTGGAGGAGAAGCTGCTCCAGGAGATCGACGCGTTCGGGCCCAAGGACGTGGTGCCCGACGCCGACGACCTCCGCACCAAGTTCCCCTACCTGGAGCAGGTCCTCAAGGAGACCATGCGATACTTCCCCGGCTCCCCGGTGGTCTCGAGGGAGGCGACCGCCGACGTCGAGATCGGAGGCTATTTCCTGCCCAAGGGGACGTGGGTGTGGCTGGCGACGGCGGTGCTGGGGAGGGACCCGGAGCAGTTCCCGGAGCCCGAAGCGTTCCGGCCGGAGCGGTTCGACCCGGAGAGCGAGGAGTGCAAGCGGAGGCATCCCTACGCGTACATCCCCTTCGGCATCGGCCCGCGGGCGTGCCCGGGGCAGAAGTTCGCGTTCCAGCAGCTCAAGCTCACCGTCATCCACCTCTACCGCCGTTACGTCTTCAGGCACTCGGCCAGAATGGAGTCCCCTCTGCAGCTGCAGTTCTCCATCGTCACCAACTTCAAGAATGGTGTCAAGCTCCAGGTCGTCCAAAGGAAGAACTAA
- the LOC141021986 gene encoding uncharacterized protein, protein MYFSLLFRENNLVDHVDDIVDSRVMMDDAEWTAIDATIIRWFFTTISKDLFHTVVSAGDDARVMWVKLNGLFTDNKLQRRVFLQQEFFDCHQDEQSIDDYCRCLKTLADELRDIGAKVDDDLLLSTLTAGLNEDFGNAASNLTLMPEPSFPKFVAYLRLEERRMKGVKKRVQHHALAAGTSRGAPPQAAPPAPRQQPPPPAPPGYFPSRPRLLPLPLPPSSRAVDAAATAAGAAASSNRRPGGGGLVSSSSR, encoded by the coding sequence ATGTATTTTTCGCTGCTCTTTCGCGAGAACAACCTTGTGGATCATGTGGATGACATCGTGGACTCCCGCGTCATGATGGACGACGCCGAGTGGACCGCGATTGACGCCACGATCATTCGGTGGTTCTTCACCACCATCTCCAAGGACTTGTTCCACACGGTCGTGAGCGCCGGCGACGACGCCCGTGTCATGTGGGTCAAGCTGAAcggcctcttcaccgacaacaaGCTTCAGCGCCGCGTTTTTTTGCAGCAGGAATTTTTTGACTGTCACCAGGATGAACAGTCCATTGATGACTACTGCCGCTGCCTGAAGACGTTGGCGGATGAGCTCCGTGACATTGGAGCCAAGGTGGATGACGACCTCCTCCTCAGCACGCTCACCGCCGGCCTCAACGAGGACTTCGGCAACGCCGCCTCCAACCTCACCTTGATGCCGGAGCCCTCCTTTCCCAAGTTTGTGGCGTACTTGCGGTTGGAGGAGCGCCGGATGAAGGGGGTCAAGAAGCGTGTGCAGCATcacgccctcgccgccggcaccTCACGTGGTGCCCCTCCACAGGCCGCCCCACCCGCGCCGCGCCAGCAGCCGCCGCCCCCCGCGCCTCCGGGGTATTTCCCCTCCCGCCCGCGCCTCCTGCCCCTCCCGCTGCCCCCCAGCAGCCGGGCGGTGGACGCCGCGGCAACCGCCGCGGGGGCGGCCGCAAGCAGCAACaggcgcccgggggggggggggctcgtcagcagcagcagcaggtga